A genomic region of Leptolyngbya sp. NIES-2104 contains the following coding sequences:
- a CDS encoding S9 family peptidase → MSPLTANSHDNLDRGTASPPIAAQHRYVHQLHDDERIDDYFWLRERDNPEVIAYLEAENAYTEAIMQHTESLQTKLYEEMLSRIQEDDLSVPYRWGEFYYYTRTESGKAYPIHCRKPRSLDAPEEVLLDQNELAQGNEYFSLGVLEVSPSHQILAYSTDTTGAERYTLFFLDLTTRKLYSESIPDTASFAWGNDNQTVFYAQIDSANRPYKLFRHQLDSDPNTDELLFHEADDAYFLGIDKTRSEAYLLLGLGSKITSEVHYLDANNPTADFRVIRPRQVGIEYEVEHHTDTFYILTNENALNFKLMKASVNDPKQWETVIEHREDVFLMGVSAFTDHLVIYDRESGVPNIRVRKLSTEEEHTITFPEPTYEVSESANPDFNTKTLRFGYTSLVTPGSIFDYDLDAKTRELKKETPVLGGYDRANYKSERLEAIAPDGAKIPLSIVYKAGIDRGSNPLLMTGYGSYGFSYPDSFSSARLALLDRGVILAIAHIRGGSELGRKWYEDGKFLHKQNTFSDFIACAETLIQQGWTDSEHLAISGGSAGGLLIGAVINQRPELFKSAIAQVPFVDVVTTILDDSLPLTVTEWEEWGNPSDREFYFYMKSYSPYDNVAEKAYPALLITAGLNDPRVSYWEPAKWTAKLRALKTDSNVLLLKTNMGAGHGGASGRYERLKEIAFEYAFLLDQWQVESGVF, encoded by the coding sequence ATGTCACCGCTCACCGCTAACTCACACGATAATCTCGATCGGGGAACTGCTTCACCCCCGATCGCAGCGCAACACCGCTATGTTCATCAACTCCACGACGATGAACGCATCGACGATTATTTTTGGCTGCGTGAGCGTGACAATCCAGAAGTCATCGCTTATCTAGAAGCGGAGAATGCTTATACCGAAGCAATTATGCAGCACACTGAATCGCTGCAAACAAAGCTTTACGAAGAAATGCTATCTCGCATTCAGGAAGATGATCTCTCTGTGCCCTACCGCTGGGGAGAGTTCTACTACTACACACGCACTGAATCTGGGAAAGCTTATCCGATTCATTGTCGGAAACCTCGATCGCTCGATGCACCCGAAGAAGTCTTACTAGATCAAAACGAATTAGCCCAAGGGAATGAATATTTCAGCTTAGGCGTATTAGAAGTCAGTCCCAGTCATCAGATCTTGGCGTATTCAACTGATACGACTGGAGCTGAACGCTATACGCTGTTTTTTCTCGATTTAACCACTCGCAAACTCTATTCCGAATCGATTCCTGATACCGCTTCATTTGCTTGGGGCAATGATAATCAAACCGTGTTTTATGCTCAAATCGATTCAGCAAATCGCCCGTATAAGCTCTTTCGCCATCAATTAGACAGTGATCCGAACACCGATGAATTGTTGTTTCACGAAGCGGATGATGCTTACTTTCTTGGCATTGATAAAACTCGGAGTGAAGCTTATCTACTGCTTGGTTTAGGTAGCAAAATCACCTCAGAAGTACATTATCTCGATGCGAACAATCCGACCGCAGACTTCCGTGTGATTCGTCCGCGTCAAGTCGGCATTGAATACGAAGTCGAGCATCACACCGATACGTTCTACATTCTCACGAATGAAAACGCGCTCAACTTCAAACTGATGAAAGCATCAGTGAATGATCCTAAACAGTGGGAGACAGTGATTGAACACCGTGAAGATGTGTTCTTGATGGGAGTAAGTGCGTTTACTGATCATTTAGTTATTTACGATCGCGAATCCGGCGTTCCCAATATTCGAGTCCGCAAGCTCTCCACTGAAGAAGAACATACGATTACCTTCCCAGAGCCAACTTACGAAGTCTCAGAATCCGCCAATCCCGATTTCAACACAAAAACCCTACGATTCGGTTACACTTCGCTAGTCACTCCGGGTTCAATTTTTGATTACGATCTCGATGCTAAAACTCGTGAACTGAAGAAGGAAACTCCAGTCTTAGGTGGATACGATCGCGCAAATTACAAAAGCGAACGACTCGAAGCGATTGCTCCCGATGGTGCAAAGATTCCGTTATCGATCGTGTACAAAGCAGGCATCGATCGCGGGAGCAATCCCTTACTTATGACCGGATATGGATCTTATGGATTTAGCTATCCGGATTCATTTAGCTCGGCTCGGTTAGCATTGCTCGATCGAGGAGTCATTCTTGCGATCGCACATATTCGAGGCGGCTCTGAACTAGGGCGAAAATGGTACGAAGATGGTAAGTTTCTGCACAAGCAGAATACATTCAGTGACTTTATTGCTTGTGCAGAAACGCTGATTCAACAAGGTTGGACAGATTCAGAGCATTTAGCAATTTCGGGCGGTAGTGCAGGCGGATTGTTAATTGGAGCGGTGATCAATCAGCGACCAGAGTTGTTCAAAAGCGCGATCGCACAAGTGCCGTTTGTCGATGTGGTGACCACAATTTTAGATGATTCGCTGCCTTTGACGGTGACAGAATGGGAAGAATGGGGCAATCCTAGCGATCGAGAATTTTACTTCTACATGAAGAGCTATTCACCCTATGACAATGTTGCAGAAAAGGCTTATCCAGCTTTGCTCATTACCGCCGGCTTGAATGATCCGCGTGTGTCTTACTGGGAACCTGCGAAATGGACAGCAAAGCTAAGAGCACTGAAAACAGATTCTAATGTTTTGCTATTAAAAACGAACATGGGAGCCGGACATGGGGGCGCATCTGGGCGATATGAACGCTTGAAGGAAATTGCGTTTGAGTATGCTTTTCTGTTGGATCAGTGGCAGGTTGAATCGGGTGTGTTTTAG
- a CDS encoding cupin domain-containing protein, protein MTDSTVQKVDAQFSPTGEMGQKYLASGKTVAMRLWENEQPADAKPATQREYETVGYVLQGRAELHLEGQMVLLEPGDSWVVPKGASHSYKILESFSAIEATSPPAQVHGRDE, encoded by the coding sequence ATGACTGATAGTACCGTTCAGAAAGTCGATGCTCAGTTTTCACCCACAGGCGAAATGGGGCAAAAATACTTAGCTTCAGGTAAAACCGTCGCGATGCGGCTTTGGGAAAATGAACAGCCTGCGGATGCCAAACCTGCAACACAGCGAGAGTATGAAACGGTCGGCTATGTACTTCAAGGTCGAGCAGAATTACATCTTGAAGGACAAATGGTGCTACTAGAGCCAGGAGATTCTTGGGTCGTACCCAAGGGCGCATCACACAGCTACAAAATATTAGAGTCATTTAGCGCGATCGAGGCAACCAGTCCACCCGCTCAAGTCCACGGACGCGATGAGTAA
- the crtA gene encoding cyanoexosortase A, whose protein sequence is MRLSELRSRFILAVNDSNYWLFGVALSLIALHLQLYWRFTGDFSHVSLELIGWSAIAYSLWQRRDQLMLRREPVSQFVGWFLIAVLLVRSVNLRGGHSVVLSVTPLLIATAIALLAVGFKQIRHYRRELLLVFIMAIPTQILVSEVDRFVHSTVLTAKYAHALMWYLGFLVERKGTQLVMPSGGVDIYLGCSGLEAAIISIKVAVFFLLVFPTRLREKFLVPTIAVLSAFIINGFRVVFLAYLVSKQDTAGFEYWHGDQGAQIFSMISMTILSTYCQILMERSKPLTLESAPEELEQSSR, encoded by the coding sequence ATGCGTCTATCAGAGTTGCGATCGCGATTCATTCTGGCTGTCAATGATTCCAACTATTGGCTTTTCGGTGTTGCACTCAGTCTGATTGCGCTGCATCTTCAATTGTATTGGCGATTTACAGGTGATTTCAGTCATGTTTCGCTAGAACTAATTGGATGGTCAGCGATCGCTTACTCACTCTGGCAGCGACGAGATCAATTAATGCTGCGACGAGAACCAGTCTCACAGTTTGTGGGCTGGTTCTTGATCGCAGTTCTGTTAGTCCGGAGTGTGAATCTTCGGGGTGGACATAGTGTTGTTCTAAGCGTGACTCCTTTGTTGATTGCGACTGCGATCGCGCTTTTAGCAGTTGGATTTAAACAAATTCGTCACTATCGACGCGAACTATTGCTTGTTTTTATCATGGCGATTCCGACGCAGATTTTAGTGTCAGAAGTTGATCGTTTTGTTCATTCAACTGTACTCACAGCCAAATATGCTCACGCTCTGATGTGGTATTTGGGATTCTTGGTTGAACGCAAGGGAACACAATTAGTTATGCCTTCGGGTGGTGTTGATATCTATCTCGGTTGTTCTGGGCTGGAAGCTGCAATTATTTCTATAAAAGTTGCTGTCTTCTTTCTGCTGGTTTTTCCGACGCGGTTAAGAGAGAAGTTTTTAGTGCCTACGATCGCGGTTCTTTCTGCATTTATTATCAATGGCTTCCGAGTCGTGTTTCTCGCCTATTTAGTTTCAAAGCAAGATACCGCAGGATTTGAATATTGGCATGGAGATCAGGGAGCGCAAATTTTTTCAATGATTTCGATGACGATTCTTAGTACGTATTGTCAAATTTTGATGGAACGTAGTAAGCCACTAACCTTAGAATCTGCTCCAGAAGAGTTAGAGCAATCTTCACGCTAG
- a CDS encoding cyanoexosortase A system-associated protein, with translation MISSNSLYFPLLRLTFFCTLLVLGRAIFFPNLNQSTSFTFPDQMPLERSRFVERNAIVSKSFHPKSWSDLNGYQYQYQGFNVQIHYLQATDGDVSTYLKTYLLNEQNIEAIDKQSSTGFYRLLERDRVAYLSSCINSRGSSTINREQFFANRNTYDLRIDRLLPIVLGMEDPRDARCLWITVSTPIENRSIEVVHQQLEAVWQDVYAWWLPRFPKL, from the coding sequence ATGATTTCATCTAATTCATTGTATTTTCCACTTCTGAGACTGACATTTTTCTGTACGCTTTTGGTGTTAGGTCGGGCTATTTTTTTTCCGAATCTGAATCAGTCCACATCTTTTACGTTTCCAGATCAAATGCCGTTAGAGCGATCGCGGTTTGTTGAAAGAAATGCGATCGTTTCAAAAAGCTTTCACCCTAAATCTTGGTCTGACCTCAACGGCTATCAGTATCAATATCAAGGATTTAATGTTCAGATTCACTACCTTCAAGCAACAGATGGTGATGTTTCTACCTACTTAAAAACATATCTTTTGAACGAGCAGAACATAGAAGCCATAGATAAACAAAGTTCAACAGGGTTTTATCGCTTGCTTGAGCGCGATCGCGTTGCTTATCTAAGTTCTTGTATCAATTCTCGTGGTTCTAGTACAATCAACCGAGAGCAGTTTTTTGCAAACCGAAATACTTACGACCTTCGCATCGATCGACTGTTGCCGATTGTTCTCGGAATGGAAGATCCGAGAGATGCTCGGTGTCTATGGATCACTGTGTCAACACCGATCGAGAATCGATCGATCGAGGTCGTGCATCAACAGTTAGAAGCCGTTTGGCAAGATGTTTACGCTTGGTGGTTGCCAAGATTTCCAAAGCTTTAA
- a CDS encoding HpsJ family protein — protein sequence MQFDSAGKAISGLRVIGYGILVLCLIDLVDILYPFQAFNSDWEFNTVGNLVERVGFPLVGFGLIFLGEESNRSKIERFLLKPLSWVLMVYAIAYWVLVPIGVSSAWRIHNQNNAQLVSQLSQQREQVKAAQTQIQKLSDEQLKALVQRSTVSGLQNFNADEFRKRQLENIQTTAQQTETQAKVALEQRSKNLLKKAIKWTLGGVIAGAVFLYLWYLSGWARMKKVRSRPLAMTR from the coding sequence ATGCAGTTTGATTCAGCAGGAAAAGCAATCTCTGGATTGCGTGTGATTGGGTATGGCATTTTAGTGCTGTGCTTGATTGATTTAGTCGATATCTTGTATCCATTCCAAGCGTTCAACTCGGACTGGGAATTTAACACGGTTGGTAATCTAGTTGAGCGGGTTGGATTTCCTCTGGTTGGATTTGGTTTAATCTTTTTGGGTGAAGAGTCGAATAGATCGAAGATTGAACGATTTTTGTTAAAGCCTTTGTCGTGGGTGTTGATGGTGTATGCGATCGCGTATTGGGTGTTAGTTCCAATCGGAGTCAGTTCAGCTTGGCGCATCCATAATCAGAACAATGCTCAACTCGTTTCACAGTTGTCTCAACAACGTGAGCAAGTCAAAGCGGCACAAACTCAGATTCAGAAGCTGAGCGATGAGCAACTGAAAGCCTTGGTTCAGCGATCGACCGTTAGCGGATTGCAGAATTTTAATGCAGATGAATTTCGTAAGCGTCAGCTTGAGAACATTCAAACCACCGCACAGCAGACTGAGACTCAAGCAAAAGTCGCATTAGAACAGCGATCGAAGAATTTGCTCAAGAAAGCGATCAAATGGACATTGGGTGGAGTGATTGCGGGTGCTGTGTTTCTGTATCTGTGGTACTTATCCGGTTGGGCGCGGATGAAAAAGGTGCGGAGTCGTCCGTTGGCAATGACGCGGTGA
- a CDS encoding low-complexity tail membrane protein has translation MKLISLHPLFFGNLERYTEAVCRVECWGMQRSFWADPYLWIHLAGAAAVPLALLVCLLGLAAGDPILPPWLELGFVGAAGIAPIAWMQLQKPFYIYSLLAVALRPEQLTEAQRKILGLFLARRNPVATGIAAFVLFLVLKQIYAIAPIAEGITPIPSHGLGLIVAAIAFFGGNLFLQVPVSVGLVMLSSDAEYMQIAPIEVAQISKRLLVFGIPVNAIVPPLDTTTQN, from the coding sequence ATGAAGTTGATTTCGCTTCATCCTTTATTTTTTGGCAATCTTGAGCGATATACTGAGGCAGTCTGTCGCGTCGAGTGTTGGGGTATGCAGCGATCGTTTTGGGCTGATCCGTATTTGTGGATTCATTTGGCTGGGGCTGCAGCGGTTCCGCTGGCGTTGCTGGTCTGCTTATTAGGGTTAGCAGCAGGCGATCCGATTTTGCCACCTTGGTTGGAATTAGGATTCGTTGGCGCTGCGGGAATTGCTCCGATCGCTTGGATGCAGCTTCAAAAACCGTTCTATATCTATAGTTTGTTAGCGGTGGCGCTACGTCCTGAGCAGTTGACAGAAGCGCAGAGAAAGATTTTAGGATTGTTTTTAGCACGTCGGAATCCGGTAGCGACTGGGATTGCGGCGTTTGTGCTGTTTTTAGTGCTGAAACAAATTTATGCGATCGCACCGATTGCAGAAGGGATTACCCCAATCCCGTCACATGGATTGGGCTTGATTGTGGCAGCGATCGCGTTTTTTGGCGGCAATTTGTTTTTACAGGTGCCTGTGAGTGTCGGCTTGGTGATGTTGTCGAGTGATGCGGAATATATGCAGATTGCGCCGATCGAGGTGGCTCAGATTTCCAAGCGATTGTTGGTGTTTGGAATTCCCGTGAATGCGATCGTGCCTCCGTTAGATACGACTACCCAGAATTAA
- the thrC gene encoding threonine synthase, producing MTLRLSLANPSPSEELPRVQAWRGLIHGYRRYLPVTDQTPVVTLHEGNTPLIPVPAIAQQIGRQVQVYIKYDGLNPTGSFKDRGMTMAISKAKEAGAEAVICASTGNTSAAAAAYACRGGMRAFVLIPDGYVALGKLAQALLYGAEVLSIKGNFDRALEIVREMSQNYPVTLVNSVNPYRLEGQKTAAFEVVDVLGDAPDWLCIPVGNAGNISAYWMGFTQYHQEGRSSKLPKMMGFQAAGAAPLVHGEPFTHPETLATAIRIGNPANWNRAIAVRDASQSSFNAVTDEEILSAYRLLAANEGIFCEPASAASVAGLLKVKDQVPTGATVVCVLTGNGLKDPDSAIKFSENNFKQGIDPETRSVADAMGF from the coding sequence GTGACCTTACGCCTGTCTCTTGCAAACCCCTCTCCTTCTGAAGAACTGCCCAGAGTCCAAGCTTGGCGCGGTTTAATCCACGGCTATCGCCGCTATCTGCCCGTGACGGATCAGACCCCAGTGGTAACGCTGCACGAGGGCAATACGCCGCTGATTCCGGTGCCTGCGATCGCGCAACAGATCGGTCGTCAGGTGCAGGTGTATATCAAGTACGACGGACTAAATCCGACCGGAAGCTTCAAAGATCGCGGCATGACAATGGCGATCTCGAAGGCGAAAGAAGCAGGCGCGGAGGCGGTCATTTGTGCAAGTACCGGAAATACGTCAGCCGCCGCTGCTGCCTACGCTTGTCGGGGCGGAATGCGAGCGTTTGTTTTGATCCCCGATGGCTATGTGGCTTTGGGAAAATTAGCTCAAGCCTTGTTGTACGGTGCGGAAGTTTTATCGATTAAGGGGAACTTCGATCGTGCTTTGGAAATCGTGCGCGAAATGTCGCAAAACTACCCGGTCACGCTCGTAAATTCGGTGAATCCCTATCGCTTAGAAGGGCAAAAGACCGCAGCATTTGAAGTGGTCGATGTTCTAGGAGATGCCCCCGATTGGCTGTGTATTCCGGTTGGAAATGCCGGAAATATTAGCGCCTACTGGATGGGATTTACGCAGTATCACCAGGAAGGTCGATCGTCGAAATTGCCAAAAATGATGGGATTTCAGGCAGCAGGCGCGGCTCCCTTAGTGCATGGCGAACCGTTTACGCATCCGGAGACGTTAGCAACAGCGATTCGGATTGGCAATCCGGCAAACTGGAATCGAGCGATCGCGGTTCGAGATGCAAGTCAGAGTAGCTTTAATGCGGTGACTGATGAAGAAATTCTCTCAGCCTATCGATTATTGGCGGCGAATGAAGGAATTTTCTGTGAGCCTGCGAGTGCTGCATCGGTTGCGGGCTTGTTGAAGGTCAAGGATCAAGTGCCCACTGGCGCGACCGTCGTTTGCGTGTTGACGGGAAATGGATTAAAAGATCCTGATTCAGCGATTAAGTTTAGCGAGAACAATTTCAAGCAGGGCATTGATCCAGAAACGCGATCGGTTGCGGATGCGATGGGATTTTGA
- a CDS encoding efflux RND transporter permease subunit has protein sequence MIFSISTFFIKRPVFATVCSIMITLLGIACIPTLPVAQYPEIAPPQVSVTSNYVGANAEVVESTVTNILERQLNGINGVKFIKSTSANNGVSQINLTFDLGINQDLAAVDVQNRVSTVQSRLPGPVTQTGVQVAKTNNNFLLAIGLYSERDEKKNQDLYDDLYLSNYADLYLADAIRRIKGVGEVQIFGERTYAMRLWLDPERLASRTLTPQDVVAALQQQNIQVGAGQIGQAPALPGQQYQYSVTAQGRLKDVEEFNNLVIRSTGTGTLVRLRDVGRAELGAENYGSLLRFTTKDRVTHRGIGLGVNQLFGSNALDVAQAVKDEIQRLSASFPPGLRYDVAFDTTTFIDAGAKEVVSSLIQAVVLVVLILFLFLQDWRAAFITSIVIPIAFLGTFIFVKVLGFSINTLTLFGLTLATGLVVDDAIVIIEDITRRIQEEGKRPLEAAIESMNVLFGVVIATSLVLITVFVPVAFFPGTTGQLYRQFALTIAFSVLVSTFNALTFTPMLSALMLKYKPNTNSNWFFRRVNWAIDKTRDSYARNLDRVVRRKSLILSFFAGALVLTYFVYGFVPQAFIPDEDQGVFITVVQAPEGVSLDYTEKVLEKAEAILKAQPEVSNIFAVGGFSFSGATPNNGLIFTTLKPWEERTGSNQSLQAIIGGFFPSPTGLFPKMAAIQEAVVLPFNLPAVPGIGNFGGFEFHLQDRTGLGFPALGETLGKFLGRASTYPSAQSPQLAGLRPNFNGNTPQISIEVDRDRANQLEVSLQDIFNTLQIFLGSAYINDFNQFNRAYRVYIQADSQFRSNPEDIKRLYVRSTPTNGGTPRMIPLGNLVRVSQTNGPSIITHYNLFRSVEINGAAAPGTSSGQAIQAMETVARETLPRGFGFQWSGLSLEEIESGGAAVFIFGLAIVFVFLTLAAQYENYVDPFIIMLTVPLAILGALLAVLLRGTANDVYTQIGFVMLIGMASKNSILIVEFANEERERGKGIASAVVFAGRERLRPILMTAISTAIGALPLVIATGPGAAARQSLGTAIVGGMAVATFLSLFIVPVLYIMIKSLEDRIRRPAKPVLVDGNGSSSGDRETAMSRSDRDGH, from the coding sequence ATGATTTTTTCAATCTCTACCTTTTTTATCAAGCGCCCTGTGTTTGCGACAGTGTGTTCGATCATGATCACGCTGTTGGGGATTGCTTGTATTCCGACCTTGCCTGTGGCGCAGTATCCAGAGATTGCTCCGCCTCAAGTGAGTGTGACTTCTAACTATGTAGGCGCGAATGCTGAAGTCGTCGAATCGACGGTGACGAACATTCTAGAGCGACAGCTCAACGGCATCAATGGTGTGAAATTTATCAAGTCCACCAGCGCGAACAATGGTGTGAGTCAGATTAATTTGACCTTTGATCTGGGCATCAATCAAGATTTAGCGGCGGTTGATGTGCAGAACCGAGTCTCTACAGTGCAGTCGCGCTTACCGGGACCGGTAACGCAGACGGGAGTTCAAGTTGCCAAAACGAACAATAATTTTCTCTTAGCGATCGGGCTTTATTCCGAGCGCGATGAGAAAAAGAATCAAGACCTTTACGATGATCTGTACCTGAGCAACTATGCAGATCTCTATCTCGCTGATGCGATTCGACGAATCAAAGGAGTCGGCGAAGTTCAAATCTTTGGAGAACGAACTTACGCGATGCGGTTGTGGCTTGATCCAGAACGGCTTGCCAGTCGCACCTTGACTCCTCAAGATGTCGTTGCCGCACTGCAACAGCAAAACATTCAGGTGGGAGCCGGACAGATTGGACAAGCGCCCGCACTTCCTGGACAGCAGTATCAGTATTCCGTAACCGCACAAGGACGACTCAAAGATGTTGAGGAATTCAATAATCTAGTCATTCGATCGACGGGAACTGGAACTCTAGTCAGGTTGCGGGATGTCGGACGTGCAGAACTCGGAGCCGAAAACTATGGTTCATTGTTGAGATTCACAACGAAAGATCGGGTGACTCACCGAGGCATTGGATTAGGGGTGAATCAACTATTCGGCAGTAATGCGCTCGATGTTGCGCAAGCCGTAAAAGACGAGATTCAGCGATTGTCTGCAAGCTTTCCACCTGGATTACGTTACGATGTGGCGTTCGACACGACGACTTTTATTGATGCAGGGGCGAAAGAAGTTGTTTCATCACTGATTCAAGCCGTTGTCTTAGTGGTCTTGATTCTGTTTCTGTTTTTGCAAGATTGGAGAGCGGCGTTTATTACCTCGATCGTGATTCCGATCGCATTTCTCGGTACGTTCATTTTTGTCAAAGTGCTCGGATTTTCGATCAACACTCTGACTCTATTTGGATTAACGCTGGCAACAGGGTTGGTTGTGGATGATGCGATCGTGATTATCGAAGACATCACCCGACGCATTCAAGAAGAAGGAAAGCGCCCGCTTGAAGCCGCGATCGAATCGATGAATGTGCTATTTGGAGTTGTTATTGCAACTTCACTGGTATTAATTACGGTGTTCGTACCTGTTGCGTTTTTTCCTGGAACAACCGGACAGTTGTATCGACAATTTGCGTTAACGATCGCGTTTTCAGTTTTAGTTTCTACATTCAATGCGCTGACTTTCACCCCGATGTTGTCGGCATTAATGCTTAAATACAAACCAAACACGAACAGCAATTGGTTTTTCCGGCGGGTGAATTGGGCGATCGATAAAACTCGTGATAGCTATGCGCGAAACCTCGATCGGGTTGTCCGCCGTAAAAGCCTGATTCTCTCGTTTTTTGCGGGTGCATTAGTCCTCACTTACTTCGTGTATGGCTTCGTGCCACAAGCCTTTATTCCCGATGAAGATCAAGGGGTATTTATTACCGTTGTGCAAGCTCCAGAAGGTGTTTCACTCGACTACACCGAGAAAGTGTTAGAGAAAGCAGAAGCGATTCTAAAAGCACAACCAGAAGTATCAAACATCTTTGCAGTCGGTGGATTTAGCTTTAGTGGAGCAACCCCGAACAATGGGTTAATTTTCACCACTTTAAAGCCTTGGGAAGAAAGAACTGGATCGAATCAATCTTTGCAAGCGATCATTGGTGGATTTTTCCCTAGCCCAACGGGATTATTTCCGAAAATGGCAGCCATTCAAGAAGCAGTCGTGTTGCCGTTTAACTTACCTGCAGTTCCCGGAATTGGTAACTTTGGTGGCTTTGAATTTCACCTGCAAGACCGAACCGGATTAGGCTTTCCTGCTTTGGGTGAAACATTAGGAAAGTTCCTCGGTCGCGCCTCGACTTATCCTTCTGCTCAAAGTCCGCAGTTAGCAGGATTACGCCCGAACTTTAACGGCAATACGCCGCAGATTTCGATTGAAGTCGATCGCGATCGCGCAAATCAACTTGAAGTTTCACTTCAAGACATTTTCAACACGCTGCAAATCTTCCTTGGCTCAGCTTATATCAACGATTTCAACCAATTCAACCGAGCGTATCGAGTCTATATCCAGGCGGATAGTCAGTTTCGATCGAATCCTGAGGACATCAAGCGATTGTATGTTCGCAGTACTCCTACGAATGGTGGAACTCCCCGGATGATTCCGCTGGGTAACTTAGTGCGCGTGTCTCAAACAAACGGACCTTCGATCATTACGCACTACAATCTATTCCGCTCCGTTGAGATTAACGGTGCGGCTGCACCTGGAACGAGTTCAGGACAAGCGATTCAAGCAATGGAAACCGTTGCCCGCGAAACATTGCCCAGAGGTTTTGGATTTCAATGGTCGGGACTGTCGCTTGAAGAAATCGAATCCGGTGGAGCGGCTGTATTCATCTTTGGATTAGCGATCGTCTTTGTATTCCTCACACTCGCGGCACAGTACGAAAACTACGTTGATCCGTTCATCATTATGCTGACGGTTCCTCTGGCAATCTTAGGAGCCTTGTTAGCCGTACTGCTGCGCGGAACAGCGAACGATGTGTATACCCAAATCGGGTTTGTGATGCTGATCGGGATGGCAAGTAAAAACTCGATTCTGATTGTGGAATTTGCGAATGAAGAGCGCGAGCGCGGAAAAGGAATCGCGAGTGCAGTTGTTTTCGCAGGTCGAGAACGACTCAGACCGATTCTCATGACTGCAATTTCAACGGCGATCGGTGCGTTACCCCTGGTGATTGCAACCGGACCCGGAGCCGCCGCCCGTCAATCTTTAGGAACTGCGATCGTCGGTGGGATGGCGGTCGCAACGTTCCTCAGTTTGTTTATCGTTCCGGTGCTGTACATCATGATCAAATCGCTCGAAGATCGGATTCGACGACCTGCAAAACCTGTTTTAGTCGATGGGAATGGGTCGAGTTCGGGCGATCGCGAAACGGCAATGAGTCGATCGGATCGAGATGGACACTGA